cgaaaaaaataaaatccgtTACAAGATTTGCAACGTCTTAGAGACGACATATATCTGTTGCCATTTTAGCAACGAATAGATTCgttgttatatttataaatgtcGTTACTAATTTCATGTTGTATTTCGTCGTTTTGATTATTTCGTGACCGAATATTTCATTGCTAGTTCGTCGCTAAAAAATTTGTTATTTAGTCCTCAATTTTTGTGACCAAAAATTATGTTCCTCAATCCGTTGCAAATGTTTTTTCTTTGGCAATGATTAAATTTGTCACTAAATCTGTCGTCATTATTTTTCTTCCAATacctttttatttgtatttcaaatattaaaagcatattataaaattcttaaaataccCAACATTCATATAAAAAAGCCACATATATAGATAGCAAATTCTTATAATATCcaacattcatataaaagaaGCCACATATATAAATAGCAAAGATCTAAACATCCTCTATGCCAAACATAgcaacatgtaaaaacataagtaTGTCCAAAACATCCTCAATACCTACATCCATCAAGTGTAATTTCTTGTTGCACAATTTTAAATGTTTCAACAAAATAGATCACCAAAAATCAATGCACTAATCATCAAAAGTATCAAACTGATCAAGTTCATTGCAATCATCATCTAAGGAATCAAGATCGTCCAAAGTAGCAGCCGGAGGTTTCACAACTGATGGTGAAGAAACCAACTTCTGTACCTCCTCAATGACAATAAGAATAAATTCATTTTTAAGTACGGAAATCAATCGCTTCACAAACTCATCCAAATCTGAATCTGCAGCTGGTACCGATTCATGTGAAGCTGAAGATGAAGTCTTTCCACAAGAAACACAAAGAGTTTGTCCATAATAGCCTTTGACTTCAGATCTAAGATCAAATACCCTTCGCTTCTTTTCTCCTCCTGCAGCTTGGTAATATGCTTCAATTTGATCAATAACAGATTCTGATAATGTTTTTTCTCGCaatatttcttcaaatct
This portion of the Capsicum annuum cultivar UCD-10X-F1 unplaced genomic scaffold, UCD10Xv1.1 ctg36413, whole genome shotgun sequence genome encodes:
- the LOC124891506 gene encoding uncharacterized protein LOC124891506; this encodes MGRDPTPSELHLHVHTHGHDEKSFVDERSRIVHERFEEILREKTLSESVIDQIEAYYQAAGGEKKRRVFDLRSEVKGYYGQTLCVSCGKTSSSASHESVPAADSDLDEFVKRLISVLKNEFILIVIEEVQKLVSSPSVVKPPAATLDDLDSLDDDCNELDQFDTFDD